The following are from one region of the Cloacibacterium normanense genome:
- a CDS encoding DUF5686 family protein: MKKTLSALFLLIFTLYFSQNQLQVINAKNQKAVYNAAVYCDDDLLGKTDANGKLTFKTKCKKVEIFANNFEDKEVSVQKEMKVSLAPSKEKTGNIDKVILTDKSDAKALKILDEFNKNYKKNSPQALDSYQFKSYSKISIDVDKDSLSTYKEFLAKREDSLARIEKRTFKQKDKEKKDSLLGEDFVNATKESQFFLWEKASEHKFSKKYGEKTNILDNRMSGFPNPIYEALALNISYLNRIPRQLSPENRNIYRYYLSDTIEIDNRKTYVIKFKEITNKLKQNPRKYNGKIHIDAENYALKKLETSSKKRNEGSGTIIWKPINNKWFLVSENLKVKMGDSRFETAKKDSVKKDEKQKFKTKKFGNFLYVKNQYFDFETNITQQKSDFSGYSLEVKNADGSLLSQYRTDSLTTRESATYNKIDTLVKKANIEKKVSLFTNLMKGNFRYKMLDFDLTKLIKFDQYEGLRLGTGVKLNEKFSKTFSPDAYFGYGFRDHTWKYGAGLDFKISQKRTSIFRIQYFDDVFAAGRFSNNLWDNFTKMQDLDLDLHNANFYKNQQISTSFLYDVTNSLTFKLALNKEKQKALFDYQYKNFANNFENFSTTLSLKYSPNDKNIMTPGGKYTYEKKFPQFFVNFEKGLESFGGKLDYQRLDALAIHQFRSKIGVTNLKFFGGISSGTAPIWKNFELAGQTDISTEKLRGRINTPSNLGFVTMPSGTFYADKFVAFQVSQLLPFKFRTLGKNLSSLQIEYQSAVGNFKNPENHQFNFQVLNHNYQEVGLVWNRFLGTGLGLGFSYRLGYYQTSEFKDNFGLQLRFVSF; encoded by the coding sequence ATGAAAAAAACTTTATCGGCGCTATTTCTCCTTATTTTTACTTTATATTTTTCTCAAAATCAACTTCAAGTTATCAATGCTAAAAATCAAAAAGCGGTGTACAATGCTGCTGTATATTGTGATGATGATTTGCTTGGAAAAACTGATGCAAATGGGAAATTAACTTTCAAAACCAAATGTAAAAAAGTAGAAATTTTTGCCAATAATTTTGAAGATAAAGAAGTGAGCGTACAAAAAGAAATGAAAGTTTCTTTGGCGCCAAGTAAAGAAAAAACGGGAAACATAGACAAAGTTATTCTCACCGATAAAAGCGACGCAAAAGCACTAAAAATCCTAGACGAATTCAATAAAAATTACAAAAAAAACAGTCCACAAGCATTAGATTCTTATCAATTCAAATCATACAGTAAAATTTCGATTGATGTAGATAAAGATTCACTTTCTACTTACAAAGAATTTTTAGCAAAAAGAGAAGATTCTCTGGCTAGAATTGAGAAAAGAACATTCAAACAAAAAGACAAAGAAAAGAAAGATTCTCTTCTAGGAGAAGATTTTGTGAATGCAACCAAAGAAAGTCAGTTTTTCCTTTGGGAAAAAGCTTCTGAACATAAATTTTCTAAAAAATATGGCGAAAAAACCAATATTTTAGACAACAGAATGTCTGGTTTTCCGAACCCAATTTATGAAGCTTTGGCATTGAACATTTCTTATCTCAATCGTATTCCAAGACAGTTAAGTCCAGAAAATCGCAACATTTATCGTTATTATCTTTCAGACACTATTGAAATTGACAATAGAAAAACTTATGTGATTAAATTCAAAGAAATCACCAATAAATTGAAGCAAAATCCGAGAAAATACAATGGTAAAATTCACATTGATGCAGAAAATTATGCTTTAAAAAAACTGGAAACCAGCAGTAAAAAACGAAACGAAGGAAGCGGAACCATCATTTGGAAACCTATTAACAATAAATGGTTTTTGGTTTCTGAAAACCTGAAAGTAAAAATGGGCGACTCTCGTTTTGAAACAGCCAAAAAAGACAGTGTGAAAAAAGACGAAAAGCAAAAGTTCAAAACCAAAAAATTTGGTAATTTTCTGTATGTAAAAAACCAATATTTTGATTTTGAAACCAATATTACTCAACAAAAAAGTGATTTTTCTGGCTATTCTTTAGAAGTGAAAAATGCTGACGGAAGCTTGCTTTCTCAATACAGAACCGATTCTCTAACTACAAGAGAAAGTGCAACTTACAACAAAATAGACACCCTCGTAAAAAAAGCAAATATTGAAAAGAAAGTGAGCCTTTTCACCAATTTAATGAAAGGAAATTTCCGTTATAAAATGCTGGATTTTGATTTAACAAAACTCATAAAATTTGATCAATACGAAGGTTTACGATTAGGAACTGGTGTAAAACTCAACGAAAAATTTTCTAAAACTTTTTCTCCCGATGCTTATTTTGGTTACGGTTTCCGAGATCACACTTGGAAATATGGAGCAGGTTTAGATTTCAAAATTTCACAAAAAAGAACTTCTATTTTCAGAATTCAATATTTTGATGATGTTTTTGCGGCAGGAAGATTTAGCAATAATTTGTGGGATAATTTCACAAAAATGCAAGATTTGGATTTAGATTTACATAACGCTAATTTTTATAAAAATCAACAAATCAGCACTTCATTTTTATATGATGTCACCAATTCATTAACTTTTAAATTAGCTTTAAATAAAGAAAAACAAAAAGCACTTTTCGATTATCAATACAAAAATTTTGCAAATAATTTCGAGAATTTCAGCACTACTCTATCTCTGAAATATTCGCCAAATGACAAAAATATAATGACACCTGGTGGAAAATATACTTATGAAAAAAAATTCCCACAATTTTTTGTGAATTTTGAAAAAGGACTAGAATCTTTCGGTGGAAAATTAGATTACCAAAGACTTGATGCTCTTGCTATTCATCAATTCAGAAGCAAAATAGGCGTTACCAATCTTAAATTTTTTGGTGGAATTTCTTCAGGAACAGCTCCTATTTGGAAAAATTTTGAATTGGCAGGACAAACAGACATTTCAACAGAAAAATTGCGAGGTAGAATTAATACGCCTTCTAATTTAGGTTTCGTAACGATGCCTTCTGGAACTTTTTACGCCGATAAATTTGTGGCTTTTCAGGTTTCTCAATTGCTTCCTTTCAAATTTAGAACTTTGGGGAAAAATCTATCTTCTTTGCAAATAGAGTATCAATCTGCGGTTGGAAATTTCAAAAATCCTGAAAATCATCAGTTTAATTTCCAAGTTTTAAATCATAATTATCAAGAAGTTGGATTGGTTTGGAATAGATTTTTGGGAACAGGTTTAGGTTTAGGATTTTCCTATAGATTAGGCTATTATCAAACTTCGGAGTTTAAAGATAATTTTGGATTACAGTTGAGATTTGTAAGTTTTTAG